A part of Acidimicrobiales bacterium genomic DNA contains:
- a CDS encoding DUF501 domain-containing protein, which produces MVVRDVVGQPVVIRNAPLLDGGTPMPTRFWLVGDAEQRAVSRLESAGGVRAADRAVDAVALAEAHRRYAAEREAELPPGHRGPRPSGGVGGTARGVKCLHAHYAWHLAGGDDPVGRWVAERLAAGTDGAAGTGWA; this is translated from the coding sequence GTGGTCGTGCGCGATGTCGTGGGCCAGCCGGTCGTGATCCGCAACGCGCCCCTCCTCGACGGCGGGACGCCGATGCCGACCCGCTTCTGGCTGGTGGGCGACGCCGAGCAGCGCGCCGTGAGCCGCCTCGAGTCCGCCGGCGGGGTCAGGGCGGCCGACCGCGCCGTCGACGCGGTGGCCCTGGCCGAGGCCCACCGCCGCTACGCGGCCGAGCGCGAGGCCGAGCTCCCGCCGGGCCACCGGGGCCCCCGCCCGTCGGGCGGCGTGGGCGGCACGGCCCGCGGGGTGAAGTGCCTCCACGCCCACTACGCGTGGCACCTGGCCGGGGGCGACGACCCGGTGGGCCGGTGGGTGGCCGAGCGCCTGGCCGCCGGGACCGATGGCGCCGCCGGCACGGGCTGGGCGTGA
- a CDS encoding exopolyphosphatase encodes MVAAVDIGTNSTRLLVSDGGRRDLARLLRVTRLGAGVEASGRLAPSAVERTVAALREYREVLDRLGAERVRAVTTSAGRDAGDVDVFLQAAAEALGVRPEVLGGAEEGRLAFAGAAAALEPAQGPFLVVDVGGGSTEFSVGTTACEGVVSVDVGSVRLTEAYLHRDPPGPEELVAALSVVEAHLDDVVRELPAVRDVRTLVGVAGTVTTVAAVELGLAAYDRDRIHHLVLTRAAVEDVFRTLATEALADRLHNPGLPADRADVIVGGCCVLVQLFRVLGFEELLVSEADLLDGIVAGLLR; translated from the coding sequence GTGGTGGCGGCCGTCGACATCGGCACCAACTCCACCCGCCTGCTCGTCAGCGACGGAGGCCGACGCGACCTGGCCCGCCTCCTGCGGGTGACCAGGCTGGGTGCGGGGGTCGAGGCCTCCGGCCGCCTGGCGCCGAGTGCCGTCGAGCGCACCGTCGCGGCCCTGCGCGAGTACCGGGAGGTCCTCGACCGCCTCGGGGCCGAGCGGGTGCGGGCCGTCACCACCTCGGCGGGTCGCGACGCCGGGGACGTGGACGTGTTCCTCCAGGCCGCCGCCGAGGCCCTGGGCGTGCGGCCCGAGGTGCTCGGGGGCGCCGAGGAGGGCCGCCTCGCCTTCGCGGGCGCCGCCGCCGCCCTCGAGCCCGCGCAGGGCCCGTTCCTCGTGGTCGACGTGGGCGGCGGGTCCACCGAGTTCTCGGTGGGGACGACCGCCTGCGAGGGCGTGGTGTCGGTCGACGTCGGGTCGGTGCGCCTCACCGAGGCGTACCTGCACCGGGATCCACCTGGGCCGGAGGAGCTGGTCGCGGCCCTTTCGGTGGTGGAGGCCCACCTCGACGACGTGGTGCGCGAGCTGCCGGCGGTGCGCGACGTCCGCACCCTCGTGGGCGTGGCCGGCACGGTCACCACCGTGGCCGCGGTGGAGCTCGGCCTGGCGGCGTACGACCGCGACCGGATCCACCACCTGGTGCTGACGAGAGCAGCCGTCGAGGACGTCTTCCGCACCCTCGCCACCGAGGCCCTCGCCGACCGGCTCCACAACCCCGGGCTGCCGGCCGACCGGGCCGACGTCATCGTGGGCGGCTGCTGCGTGCTGGTCCAGCTGTTCCGGGTGCTGGGCTTCGAGGAGCTCCTCGTGAGCGAGGCCGACCTGCTCGACGGCATCGTGGCCGGCCTGCTCCGCTGA
- a CDS encoding alanine--glyoxylate aminotransferase family protein, producing the protein MPAVPLSDRILMGPGPCNPYPEVAAAFARPLLGHLDPEFLALLDQTSERLRQVFLTANELTVPISGTGSAGMEASFVNVVAPGDVVVIGVNGVFGERMCDVAGRCGAEVHRVEAEWGHAIDPQRLLDAHPSPDVIAVVHAETSTGVRNDVEPLGEAKGDALLLVDCVTSLGGIPVEVDTWGVDLAYSGTQKCLGVPPGLAPLTVSEAARERFVERAQSWYLDLRLISDYATSGSPRRYHHTAPISMVYALHAGLGAVLDEGLHRAWERHASCGQQLQDGLEQLGFGLFAQEGHRLPELTTVWVPDDLPAGLDEATVRRLLLERYGIEIGGGLGPVAGRVWRIGCMGHTARPRNVTLLLGALGELLGR; encoded by the coding sequence ATGCCGGCCGTGCCGCTGAGCGACCGCATCCTGATGGGGCCCGGCCCGTGCAACCCGTACCCGGAGGTGGCCGCGGCCTTCGCCCGGCCGCTCCTCGGGCACCTCGACCCCGAGTTCCTGGCGCTCCTCGACCAGACGTCGGAGCGGCTCCGCCAGGTCTTCCTCACCGCCAACGAGCTCACCGTGCCGATCAGCGGCACGGGCTCCGCCGGAATGGAGGCCTCCTTCGTCAACGTGGTGGCCCCCGGCGACGTCGTGGTGATCGGCGTGAACGGGGTGTTCGGCGAGCGCATGTGCGACGTGGCCGGGCGCTGCGGCGCCGAGGTGCACCGCGTCGAGGCCGAGTGGGGGCACGCCATCGACCCGCAGCGCCTCCTCGACGCCCACCCGTCACCCGACGTGATCGCCGTGGTGCACGCCGAGACCTCCACCGGCGTCCGCAACGACGTCGAGCCGCTCGGCGAGGCCAAGGGCGACGCCCTGCTCCTCGTCGACTGCGTGACGTCGCTCGGGGGCATCCCCGTCGAGGTGGACACCTGGGGGGTCGACCTGGCCTACAGCGGGACCCAGAAGTGCCTGGGCGTGCCACCGGGGCTGGCGCCCCTCACGGTCAGCGAGGCCGCCCGCGAGCGCTTCGTCGAGCGCGCCCAGAGCTGGTACCTCGACCTGCGCCTCATCTCCGACTACGCCACGTCGGGCTCGCCCCGCCGGTACCACCACACCGCGCCGATCTCCATGGTGTACGCCCTGCACGCCGGCCTCGGGGCCGTGCTCGACGAGGGGCTCCACCGGGCGTGGGAGCGCCACGCCTCGTGCGGGCAGCAGCTGCAGGACGGCCTGGAGCAGCTGGGGTTCGGGCTGTTCGCCCAGGAGGGCCACCGGCTGCCCGAGCTCACCACCGTCTGGGTGCCCGACGACCTCCCCGCCGGCCTCGACGAGGCCACGGTGCGGCGCCTGCTGCTCGAGAGATACGGCATCGAGATCGGTGGTG